GAACcttatttttggcattttgctttaactttattattgaagtttttttttctttcattgttttttttttctttttttcatgtattATAGTTTTAAACttcacatataaataaaaacttttctctTAATCCTAATCGGAGAGGAAGGGTGAGAAAATTCTGCAACTCACCATTAAAATCGGACATCTTTGGCAGCATCATCCCAGCTGTGGACACTCGCAGCCAGTGATCCAGCTGGAAGGTGCTGGCTGTCAGTTTAATGGGGTCGCTGGTGTGGTGGTGATGCGAGCCGTGCGGATAGGAGTAGGACAGTGCGGGGTGTTGGCCCGTGAGCGCAGCGGCGGAGTATGTGTACATGGGATGGCCGTAGAGAGCCTGAGCCGGGATCCCCGCGCTGCTCTGCGGGTGTAGTCCCACCATGCCGTGCGCGCTGTTCAGAAACCCCGGTTTGGGAATCAGCCCGCAGGTGGAAATCCTCGGCGGAGACGGCGGCGTCTCGGCGCGTAACGATTCGGCGGCCGCTGTGAGGTCCGGGGCAGCTCCGCTCCCAGACGACGggatggaggaggaagatgCGGAGGAAGAGGACAGGGAAGTCACAAGTGCCAGCGGCGAAGTCTGCGCCTTTGGTGTATCGACTGCCAGAAGCGCGTCGATGCGAAAGTTTTTGGATTTCTCCATTGGGTCGGCCGTCCTGGGAGCCGCTGCGGCCGATGAACTGGAGAAGAAATCAACCCTGTTTTCCTCACCTTTCAGAAGTTGATGATGTTCTCCGAAGTGTGAGAGAAGAGCGCCGTTTGACACTTAATCCCGGTCAGATGGAGGCGATTGGTGCAGCGTGAGTCAGGGGGCTGTCCCACCGGATGCACTCAGCGGACTCAACACCGCCTCCTGCCCTAATGACCGCGCACCAAGATGATGGCAACAATATTTACGCCACGATTGGTTTAATGGCAGCGAAAAATGAtgatttcaaataaactcagtCATGACTTTTTCCAACAGTGAATTTGTGTGCGcgcgtttttttaaatataggctataatcaattattattattattattattattattattattattattattattattattattattattattattattattattattattattactagtCTTGCAAATAACCAAATAGCCATTTTATTACGTCAGATAGAATTCAAATAAGCAGCAACTTTAAATATGCTCACTTTGggtaaataattaataataaatcacaTGTTGATTTGATGTCATTTTAGTTCAATTTGAAGAGATATACCTGTGGCCAACTGAGTTCAGAGAACTCCTCTTCTGATGAAatggttaaataaaacaacgcaataaatcagaaattctgctttaaaacaaaaagtaacacTTTTCACAGCATACAGTGCTGTTAAATGTTTAACGCAGCCTTTGtatattaatacaaaaaataaaataagacaagttgtacaattaaaaaaaagatttataaagCATTGACTTCGACtcagtatttgttttctttttaaaatgaaatccttAAAGGTTGGTGGTGAAGGGTTCAAAAGGCCTTTCAATATTGTAGCTCTTTACTCGTTATTGGACAGTTGTTCTTCATCTTAGTTTTCTCGGGTGAAGTTCAAGTAAGCAAGTGCTGCCTTTAATTTCGCTTTAGATCAATTATAAATTGGAAAATATTGATCTGATATTTTTAGTTGAGCTCAAATTTGAATAGATTACTGTTAAATTAGACAGTAAAAAACGGAAGCGCTAGAGGTGACACGTTATTGATATGGGAGGCAGATATTCAATGGCTTTTATACATCCTGTCTTTTCCACAGTCTAGAAACaatttttgttcaaatcatAATTTGTGGTCCTCCCAGGCTGATTGTTCAGGTCTTTGCTTGCTTCCCCCGCATTGTGATTTGATTTGCTTTGTCTCTTCTTGGTCACCTTCCTGCAGAGCAGGTTCTCTGCTCTGCAGGATGTGTCCAGCGTTGTGCTGGACACATCCAGCACAACGCCTTTAAAGGGAGCAGCGAGCAgtgtgtgattaaaaaaaagtatattttccaCCACTTGTATGTGTGGAGCCGGGGGCGGGGAGGattgtgctgtttttgtttgtttgtcgttcgtctgtattttgtttatcttctttttacttttattaaaggtcattttatcttctttttccattaaaattgatcaaattagaCTCTTTGTTAATGACACCTATAAATGTTCATGCTTAAGGTTGTCTGTCCCAActtctttcatttctgtaaTGTGAAGGACGCCAACACACGAGAGGAATGGAAACATTGTGTCTGCACGAGAGGCCAACGGGGAAATTTAAGTAAAAGCCCTCCTTCTGTCACTTCCACAGTCAGAAGCTGGCAGATGTACAGCATGTGCAATAAATCCAAATATTATCAGCAAACTGTTAATTGTGCATTTGTATGTATTATGAACAACATGCCAGGcaataaaattagaataaaacagatttttgctgatacacagaaaaaatgactatagatagacagacagacagacagacagacagacagacagacagacagacagacagacagacagacagtaaTTTTTTAATATCCTAAACTAAGTTGGCcaattaaatgtataaataaaatgaagacaaGAGTCCAAATCATGACGAGCAGACGGACAGATTCGGTCTGAATAAGCCACTTAAACCTAATGGAAGAGGAGGTCGAAAACGAGAATTATCGACACCCCGTTGCCCTTAACCTGTCTCCCAATAAAGCTGATTGGTTTTTGTCGATTCATCAGTGACGCGCCCTCCCCGGGACGTTTATTTGCTCGGGGGAAATCAACAAGTCAGCCAGGAGTTTTCTAGTAAAGAATCGCCGTTTAATTGCGGACCCTGATGATCATGACCAATTACAGAATGATAACTGGGAGATTGATGCGGGCACTGGGACGTCATCACGCGGGCCTGCAAggaaagctggaaaaaaaatgctggGAGGTGGTGGCGGGGAGGGCAGAGCCTGAAATTCGCAGTATCTTGCATGCAGGTGTATACATTTAACAATTTAACTTATGtcaaaaatgactaatattgtatttttaactgttgcattcagatttagttttctttgttctCAAACAGGTTTTGGGCACTTTGGAAGAATTAAAACGAACTGGGAGTTCTATGGTTAAATCTGCAGCTCTGGATGTTTTCATTAAGAAACgaaacagaaaattaagttaAACGCAATGTATCAGCCTCATTTACCAGCGCGAGTTTTCTTCGGCATACGGGTTTAATTTCATTAAGGGCCCCCACATGAATATTTCTATTAAGGCAGCGGTGAAATATGGGGCCATTTCTTATTGGCCCCGACCGATCACCCAGATTTATCGCCCCTTTTCATCACATCTTTAAACGAGAGAGAAATTAATAAGGCGGCCCAAGATGGATCCGGACCTGCAGAAGcctttttctttcctgaaaGCTGTTAATTTGCCCCGTAATTACGTCCACAATTAACTAAAATACAAATCAACGTGACAAATCGGAGGAGTTTATATATTAATTACCTGTGCTGAATTAAGTGGGAgctgctctgtctcttttaatgcaataaatatGTTCGCCCCAACTGGCCCCAAAATGGATACATTTATGAAATGTCGGAAAATGGTTTTGGAAACATTAACTGCTAATCATTCTCAtttaatctctctctctctctctctcttttagcACATCTCTTTGGCTGATATTTTCTGGTTTCAGGAGAAAAACTAAATGCCTTTTCTCAGTTCAACTGTAACCAATAATCCAATGTGATGAACTacactaactaactaactaactaactaactaactaactaactaactaactaactaactaactaactaactaactaactaactaactaactaactaaaatATGATCCAAAGATTGCTGAAGGCGATAACAATGCTACGTCCTAAAATTAAGGAAACAAGATATTCACATAATTCTACTGTTCACATTTTCttgcattaaaattttatttatttatttatttatttattacattttattcatggaacattacattttattagattttgtgGCAAGTGGCTTGTAGGACCTTTCACAATAGCTCCCCAAATCTTGACTAGAAGTGATTAGAAAGcaacacagatttttaaaaatagatatgcagaaaattttatttcgaattgaatttccacaacagaatgtCACTATAATACCATTTAACCATTATTTCTTCGCAATTAACAACGTCCCATTGACCACAATGTGCCCAACCTCTTTCtgatatgtttttgttatttttaaaacccaTCAAAAATGACAACATATTTCTTACAGtagggatttattttttcaaaagatCATGTAACATTTGAAGCTCTGAAAAAGTTTCATTTAGGGGGATAAATGGCAAAGATGGCTCTTTGGACCGTAAAGACTGCAGAAAGCGATGCCTAATTTGAAGGGGAAGAACAACAACACACGgttttaaaatgtggaaatctTCCATGTGTGGATTCAAGTGTGGATTTGAATGCATCCCTCCTTagtcaaaactttttttaaatttatttttttatttattttgctaaaactATAACTGCAAGTCTTGTGGCTCATGCAGGTTTGAACATCCATGCAGTAGTGGAAATAAAAGGAAGCACAGCAGCAGGATCTGGGAAAGATCAAACTGAGAGTCTTTAATGTTGGTGAGGTTGATCACAGGAAAGGACGCCAGTGGGGCTATTTACTTGATAGATAACAGCTGATGGAGAGAAgagtgttaaagaaaaaaacaacggAAGAGCatctaatgaaaaaaattaattagatGTTTCCCAGGTAAACAAAGCACATAACTAGACAAAATGGAAACTAAAATGCAATACCAAAGCAAGGACAAGTGGAACACAGATTGCACAAAGGGTTATAACTAAATCCACAGGAATAtacacaaaaccacaaacccAAGCATAAGAAAGACAACAGGTAGTTTTGTATCAATTTTCAGTAATAGGTTgaacaacaacacagaaacacaaatccGATGAGGACTTATGCTCGAGATTGGTCTGAATCTTTGAAACATGTGGTCCTTCAAAGCAAAGAAATAAGGGACTTCTTATGTGTCTCATACAAAAGACGTCATATTAATTTTGGCTTTTTGTGACTCATTTGGGCTAAATCAACATAGACTGGTTACACAACAAATAAATGGAattgacttttaaaaagaagaatttgtttcacaatttgaatttattgtttattagtTCTATGCAAGACAAGTTCAAATAAAGACTTCTGTATCTCACAATCAAACTTTTATCTGTTGATTTGATGCGAAGTGGAGGAATTTAGATGTAGTTCTAACATTTTCAGGAGTTATAATTTAGATAACTCCtgaaatctaaattattttagatttcagCAGTATTATTTAGCAATACTGCTAAATAACTTTAGCAGTATTGCATAAATCTCgagaggtgggcagagtacccCAAAGTCGCACTCCAGTAAGattagcactacttcaacataatttagctaaagtaaaagtaagaagtccaagaaattattcaacTAAGAGTAAacaagtatttggtaaaaaaaaaaaaaacaggccacTTAAGTACTACGTATGCTCATAAAGTCTGATTTGATATTGTCTAATGATGCAAtcagacacacaaaaataaagttatgtgCAAATATTGGAATTCtaaagactaaaatgaaaaaagagcACATTTTAAGCATGAGAAACAATTttctaaacaaacattttctatataAAACTGAGACAACATGAATAGCCTATGAATAGGCTAAAATACATCTATTGACAAAGTATGGTGTTGATCTTATAGTCACTTGACCGCTAAATGGCACAGCAGACAGAATATTAGAACAATGCCACTTGTGTACAAGCAAGAGGTTATGCTTTAACGTAAACTGCAGGGTTATGTCTGCATCTGgtgcatttttggttaaaatttgttgttgtttttttttattaatgaagCTATTTGCAATGAGTAGAGTGTTTAGAAATTTGACACAAATTAAATGGTACTTCATAATacttaattaaaagtaaaagatacaaatatttCCCATTCCCCAAAAAGTGATTCttataaatgtaactagttgctGCCCCCCTCTGATttattgtatgtttattttatgaagatACCATTTTGAAGTTGGCAGGACATGGTTGAGCATCTATCACTTTTGAGTTTGTCCACAAATGTAACCAAAATCCAACCCAAGACCTCTCAACACGTAcaattttattatgaataaCAAGAAATTGATCTTTCTCGTACCCGCAAAATATACAATTCTAGTGTCCACACATTTACTCATAGAAGCTTCTCAATCTATCTACTAGAAAGGTGGAGCTAACGCTTAATTGACGTGGATTTTGTCCAATCACCTGCTTGGGATTTGCAGGAACCGGAAGAAGTTaactgtttctgtgtt
This portion of the Xiphophorus hellerii strain 12219 chromosome 21, Xiphophorus_hellerii-4.1, whole genome shotgun sequence genome encodes:
- the mnx1 gene encoding motor neuron and pancreas homeobox protein 1, producing MEKSKNFRIDALLAVDTPKAQTSPLALVTSLSSSSASSSSIPSSGSGAAPDLTAAAESLRAETPPSPPRISTCGLIPKPGFLNSAHGMVGLHPQSSAGIPAQALYGHPMYTYSAAALTGQHPALSYSYPHGSHHHHTSDPIKLTASTFQLDHWLRVSTAGMMLPKMSDFNAQTQSNLLGKCRRPRTAFTSQQLLELEHQFKLNKYLSRPKRFEVATSLMLTETQVKIWFQNRRMKWKRSKKAKEQAAQEAEKQKGTNKSGQEKSDGLEQSDYHSKTDSKNGRIRDFRDSDDDEGDSFLYNSSNCSSDEERNHNSDASPQP